A single Oncorhynchus tshawytscha isolate Ot180627B linkage group LG01, Otsh_v2.0, whole genome shotgun sequence DNA region contains:
- the LOC112250041 gene encoding GDP-L-fucose synthase-like, translating to MGDRKVDQNGPMRVLVTGGTGLVGRAIEHVVKEEGGAREGEEWIFLSSKDANLMDMGETRAVFQKHQPTHIIHLAAMVGGLFKNMRANLDFWRNNIYINDNVLQAAHEVDAVRVVSCLSTCIFPDKTTYPIDETMIHNGPPHESNYGYAYAKRMIDVHNRAYHQKHGRCYTAVIPTNVFGPHDNFNIEDGHVLPGLIHKAYIAQKEGSPLVVWGSGTPRRQFIYSLDLAHLFLWVLREYHEVDPIILSVGEEDEVSIKEAAEAVVEALGFKGQVTYDTTKSDGQFKKTASNAKLLQHHPNFTFTPFKQALKQTCDWFVANYDNARK from the exons aTGGGAGATCGTAAAGTGGATCAAAATGGTCCTATGCGGGTGTTGGTGACTGGGGGAACTGGTCTGGTGGGCAGGGCCATAGAACATGTGGTCAAAGAAGAGGGAGgggccagggagggagaggagtggatcTTCCTCTCGTCTAAGGACGCAAACCTCAT GGACATGGGTGAGACACGAGCTGTGTTTCAGAAGCACCAGCCCACCCACATCATCCACCTGGCAGCCATGGTGGGAGGGCTCTTCAAGAACATGAGGGCCAACCTAGACTTCTGG AGGAACAATATCTACATCAATGACAACGTTCTTCAGGCAGCACACGAGGTAGACGCTGTCAGGGTGGTCTCTTGTCTCTCCACCTGCATCTTCCCTGACAAGACCACCTACCCCATTGACGAGACCATG atccaCAACGGCCCTCCTCATGAGTCTAATTATGGTTACGCCTACGCTAAGAGAATGATTGATGTCCACAATAG ggcgtatcACCAGAAGCATGGGCGGTGCTACACAGCAGTGATACCAACAAATGTGTTTGGTCCTCATGATAACTTCAACATTGAGGATGGACATGTACTACCAGGTCTCATACACAAAGCCTACATTGCTCAGA AGGAGGGCAGTCCTTTGGTGGTGTGGGGCTCAGGAACTCCCAGAAGGCAGTTCATCTACTCATTGGACCTGGCGCATCTCTTCCTCTGGGTGCTGAGAGAGTACCATGAGGTGGACCCCATTATATTGTCTG TTGGTGAGGAGGATGAGGTGTCCATCAAGGAGGCAGCCGAGGCCGTCGTCGAGGCGCTGGGGTTCAAAGGTCAAGTGACT TATGACACTACCAAATCGGACGGTCAGTTCAAGAAGACTGCCAGCAACGCCAAGCTGCTGCAGCACCACCCCAACTTCACCTTTACCCCCTTCAAACAAG CCTTGAAGCAGACGTGTGATTGGTTCGTGGCCAATTACGACAACGCCCGCAAGTGA